The following proteins are co-located in the Acidobacteriota bacterium genome:
- a CDS encoding DUF3368 domain-containing protein yields MARLTPPRPKHSAPRRLILSDTSPLLGLSRVDGIPWLADLFGEVWITTEVSQELLATSAIEQPIRQALDAGWLQLLDPPNDLPPCPPHLGPGEWSTIQGALAHDGPCLLLMDDRTARREAQSMGLAVTGTAAVIGMAQKRGVIPSARDVFEQLLQSDFRIAPKILREILLELEEK; encoded by the coding sequence TTGGCTCGCCTGACTCCTCCCCGCCCAAAGCACTCCGCTCCCCGGCGTCTCATCCTCTCCGACACCAGCCCGCTCCTGGGCCTCTCCCGGGTCGACGGAATCCCATGGCTCGCGGACCTCTTCGGTGAGGTCTGGATCACCACCGAGGTCTCGCAGGAGCTCCTGGCCACCAGCGCCATCGAGCAGCCGATTCGCCAGGCCCTCGATGCCGGCTGGCTCCAGCTCCTCGACCCCCCCAACGATCTCCCCCCTTGCCCGCCCCATCTGGGCCCCGGCGAGTGGAGCACGATCCAAGGCGCGTTGGCTCACGACGGCCCCTGCCTGCTCTTGATGGACGACCGCACTGCACGCCGCGAGGCGCAAAGCATGGGCCTCGCGGTCACCGGCACCGCGGCGGTCATCGGCATGGCCCAGAAGCGGGGAGTGATCCCGTCTGCCCGCGACGTCTTCGAGCAGCTCCTGCAATCCGACTTCCGCATCGCCCCGAAGATTCTGCGGGAGATTCTCCTGGAGCTGGAAGAAAAATGA
- a CDS encoding UPF0175 family protein: MHCVNVRQLKNNPSEALREAVEGPVLVLKGDLPEAVLLHLETGDSAEDMDLRLALAVALFKSEALSLGRGARIAGLPVDDFVRHLSRLGVSVVEGDEEQARSDLETLEGWLA; this comes from the coding sequence ATGCACTGCGTGAACGTTCGGCAGCTAAAGAATAACCCGTCCGAGGCCCTGCGAGAGGCGGTAGAGGGACCGGTGCTGGTGCTCAAGGGAGATCTCCCCGAGGCCGTGCTCCTACACCTCGAAACCGGCGACTCGGCGGAGGATATGGACCTGCGGCTGGCCCTGGCGGTCGCCCTGTTCAAGAGCGAAGCCTTGTCCCTCGGCCGCGGCGCGCGGATCGCCGGGCTGCCGGTGGACGACTTCGTGCGTCACCTTTCCCGGCTGGGCGTCTCCGTGGTTGAGGGAGATGAGGAACAGGCTCGGTCTGACCTCGAGACCCTCGAAGGTTGGCTCGCCTGA